In the genome of Variovorax sp. PAMC26660, the window CGCCGAGCACCAGGCCGAGCGCCACGTCCAGTGGCACCACGTTTGACGTGGCCATGGCCGCGACCAGCAGCACCACCGCCAGGCTCGAATACGCCACGATGGCCAGCACTGAGCCGATGGTGATTTCAAGCAGCACGTCGCTGTTGAGCGATGCGAGCAGCGCGCGCACGGCGGGCGAAGAGAACAGGGGTTCGGTGGCTTCGACCACCAGTTGCAGCGCGAGCAGCATCAGCCCCAGGCCGATCAGCACCCGCCCCACGCGCCCCGCAACGCTGGCCGAGCGCGTGATGAACAGCACCACGCCCACGAAGATGAACATGGGCGAAAGCCACGACAGGTCGGCCGAGAACAGCACCGAGATCAACGCGGTGCCCACGTCGGCACCCCGCATCACCGCCAGCGCCGCAGGGAGCGTGACAAGGCCCTGGCCGACGAAGGACGAGGTCATGAGCGAGGTGGCGGTGCTCGACTGCACGAGCGCCGTGACGCCGATGCCCGAGAGGGCGGCCGTGAACCGGTTGCGCATGCTCTGCACGAGGATCTTGCGCAGGTTGGCGCCGAACACGCGCAGCACGCCGGTACGAACGAGGTGCGTACCCCACACCAGCAATGCGACTGCCGCCAGCAGATTCAGAAGATGCTTCATGGGTGTCGGGTTCTGGCCTTTCTCTTGTTTTCGTTTTGCTTCGTTTCGACCCCATTTTCCACAAGTGGGCGCTTCAGTCGATCAGGGCTCCGTTGTCGTGGAAAGGATAAGGGCCTTCGAAGGTACCGGAAGCCGCCAGATGGGTGACCAGCCGGCCGCTGTGCGCCGACCATGCGTGCACCCGAAAAGCGGGTGGTTCGAGCGTCCAGGCAGAGGGCGCATCGGCTGCCAGGTCGAGGCAGACCTGGTGCGCCTGCGCCGGCGAGGTCGAGGCGATGGTGCCGCCGAAGCGCACGTCGATGGCGCGATGCAGGTGGCCGCAGATCACGCGTTCGACGTTCGGATGGCGGGCAATCAGCGCTTCGAGCGCGTCGGCGCCCTGCAGCAGCCCGATCTCGTCCATGTGGCCGATCAGCGTTTCAAAAGGCGGGTGGTGCATGGCGACGACAACAGGTTCATCGCGGCACGCGTCGAGCTGGGCTTCGAGCCAGGCCAGGCGCGTGTTGCACAGCGAACCATGGCTGGCGCCCGGCACACAGGTGTCGAGCGTCAGCAGGCGCAGCGCGCCCACGCGCACCGAGTACTGGATGAAGCCATCCGTGTCGGCACCGGTGCCAAGGTAGGCGTGGTCGGGGAAGCTGTGGCGCAACTGGTCGCGGTCGTCGTGGTTGCCGGGCATCAGGTAGACCGGCATGGTCAGCGGCGCCAGCAGGCGGGCCAGGTGCTCGTACTCGGCGGCGCGGCCGAAATCGGTCAGGTCGCCGGTGATCACCACGGCGTCGGGCGGTTGCCGCAGGGCCAGCACCGACTGCACCGCGCGTGCCAGATACGGCGCTGTGTCGATGCGGCCGTAGGCCAGCCGGCCCGGCTCGCGGATGTGCAGGTCGGTCAGTTGGACCAGGAAGGTGTTGTTGTTTGGCGTTGTCGTCATGCGCTGGTTTCCTGCGACGTCATCAGGCGATCCGGGTGGATGCGAAGACCGACCGCGTCGCCCGGACCGAAGGGGCTGTCGCGTCCCACATCGGCCATCAGCACGGGCTGGTCTTGCGTGCGCAGATGCAGCTGCACGCGGTCGCCAAGGAAGGTGCGGCGTTCGACGGTGGCGCTGCCCCAGTCGGGCTGGGGCGCGCCAACTTCGATGTCTTCGGGTCGCACCAACAGCATCGCATGGTCTTGCCACGCGCTCGGGCAGGGCACGGTGCAACCCCCGAGTCGGACAACGCCTTGCGCGATGGCTTCGGCCGGGCGTTCGAGCTTGTTGACCCGGCCCAGGAACTCGGCCACGAAAGGATGCGAAGGCGCGCGGTACAGGTCTTCGCCGCGGCCCACCTGCACGATGCGGCCGGCGCGCATCACCGCGAGCCGGTCGGCAATGGCCAGGGCCTCCTGCTGGTCGTGCGTCACATGGATGGCCGTGATGTGCAGGCTGCGCAGCAATTCGGCCAGTTCGTCGCGCAGCGATTCCTTGAGCTTGGCGTCGAGCGCGGCCAGCGGCTCGTCGAGCAGCAGCACGCGCGGACGCACGGCCACGGCGCGCGCCAGGGCCACGCGCTGGCGCTGCCCGCCGGAAAGCTCGGCGGGGCGCTTGTTCTCCAGACCACCGAGCCGCACAAGATCGACCAGTTCGCCGACCCGGCGTTTTTCTTCATCGGGCGCGATGCCGCGGATGCGCAAGCCATAGCCGATGTTGGCGGCCACCGTCATCTGAGGAAAGAGCGCGTAGCTCTGGAACACCATGCCCACGCCGCGATGCTCGACCGGGCGGTGCGTCACGTCCTGGTCGCCGAACACGATACGGCTGCCGGCGTCGGGCGCCTCCAGCCCCGCGATCAGCCGCAGCAGCGTGGTCTTGCCGCAGCCCGAGGGGCCGAGCAGCGCGAGCACTTCGCCGGCCTCGACGTGCAGGTCGGTGGGCTGCAGGCCGCGCGTGCCGTCGGCATACGTTTTCGCGCAGTTCGAGATGTCGACGGGAATGCGTTCAAGTTCCATGGCGTTTCTGCATCAGGTTGGCAAGGTACTGCAGGCCCCACAGCACCGGAAGAATGACGGCGAAAAAGACCAACGTGTACGCCGATCCGATCTCGATACGCATCGAGGCATAGCTGTCGGCCAGGCCTACGGGCAAGGTGCGCGTGAGCGGCGTGTGCAGCATCCAGGTGAGGTTGAACTCGCCCACCGAGAGCGTGAACACCATCAGGCTGCCCGCCACGATGGCGGGGAACACGGCCGGCACGAGGATGCCCAGGAAGCGCTGGCGGAAGTTCGCGCCCAGCGAGCGCGCGGCCTCTTCGAGCGCGAGCAGGTCGTCGCGCTCGAAGGCCGAGCTGACGGTGCGCACCATGAAGGGCAGCGTGAAGATCATGTGGCCCACGAGGATGAAGGCGAAGCTCTGGCGGAAAGCGGTGAGCTGGCCGTAGGCCAGGATCAGCGCCAGCGCGGTTGCCAGCCCCGGCACCGCGACAGGCAGCGTCAGCAGTTCTTCAAAAATGCGCGCGGCGCGCGAGCGGCTGCGCGCCAGCGCATAGGCGCAGGGCACGCCGATCAGCACGGTGCCGACGACGCAGGCGATGGCCAATGCGATCGACCAGCCGACGGTGCCGCCGTAGTTCTCCCACACCTCGCCGAGCCAGCGCAGTGTGAGGCCGCTCTTGAGGCCCGCGCTGTAGTTGTTGACCAGGCCCGCCATGACCGACAACAGCATCGGGGCGATCATGAAGAGGCTCACGATCACCGTGACGGCGAGCAGGAAGGGCGCTTTGGCTTGGGTGTTCTTGCGCATCGCTTGTGCCTCAACGTGCCACGGGGTTGGCGCCGAAGCGGCGCGCGACGAACAGCACCAGCCATGTCACGATGCCCAGCGAAATCGACAGCGACGCGGCGAGTGCGAAGTTGGCGTAGTTGGTGAACTCGTTGTAGATGGTGATGGGAATGACCTCGAACTTGCTGGCCAGCGTGAAGGCGGTGCCGAATGCGCCCATGGAGGTCGCGAACAGGATGGCGCCGCAGGCCAGCGTGGTGGGTGCAAGCTCCGGCATCCACACGTCGCGCGCTACGCGCAGCCGCGAGGCGCCGAGTGAACGGGCCGCCTCTTCGAGCTGCGTGTTCATCGACTCGGCCGCCGCCGTGTAGGTGGCGATGGCGCGCGGCAGCGAGAAATACAGGTAAGCCAGGAACAGCCCGAGCAGGCCGTAGGCGAAGGTGATGCGTTCGCCGAACAGGCTGTCGCTGAGGTCGGCCACCACGCCTTGCCGCCCGCCCAGCAGGATCACGAAGAAACCGATGATCACGCCCGGAAAGGACAGCGGCAGCGTGAGCAGCGACAACAGCATGCGCTTGCCCACGAAGGCATGCCGCGCGAGGTAGATGCCCACCGCCGCGCCCAGCACCAGCGTGGCCAGTGTGACGGTGATCGAGAGCACGACCGTGTTGGCCATGCTTTGCAGGTAGCGCGCGTCGGTCAGCACCGCGAAGTAGGTGGCCCAGCCTTTGTCGGCCGGCAGCGTGAGCAGGCGCACCACGGGCAGCAGCCAGAAAGCTGTGAAAAATGCGGCCGCCGGCGCGATGCAAGCCAGCAGGCGCCAGCGTGGGTTCCAGGCGTTGGTGGACTTCATCTCAGTGCTTCCATCTTGCTTTCTATTGCGGGGTGCTTGTGTTCTTGGCGCTGTTGTTCGGGGCGTTGCTGTTCTTCAGGGCGAGTGCGAATGACACCAAGTGCTCCCCTCCGCGAATGTCCCCCGCTTCGCTCCTCCTTTATTTCGCTGCGGGGAGCACCTGGTGTCATTCGCACAGGACGCGCTGCTGGTGTGCAGCCGATCAACCACCGCTCGGTCCAACGCTCGCGTCGATACGGGGCTCTTTTTCGCTAAATAAAGGAGGAGCGAAGCGGGGGACATTCGCGAAAAAGAGCACCGTGTCGGCGTGAGCGTCGCCCTGAACAACGGCCCGAAAAAGCCCTGAACAAACCCACCCACGCACAACGCGACGGATAGAAGAACAAGGCTTCATCCAGGACGCCGACTCAGCGTACTTCCTTCAGATACTCGTCGGAGAAGGCGCGCTGCGCGGCGGCCATGCGGCCGTAGTCCACGCTCTTGGCACGCGCGTATTCACTCGCGGGTAGGAACTGCGCCTCGATCTCCTTGGGCATTGCGCTGGCGCGCACCGGGCGCAGATATGCCTTGGCCCAGATGGCCTGGCCCTCGTCGGACAGCGTGAAGTCGAGCACCTTCTTCGCGTCGGCCGCATGCGGGGCCTTGGCGACCAGGCTCATCACGTAAGGAACGGCCAGCGTGCCTTCACTCGGGATGACGAAGGCGACGTTGGCCTTGTCCTTGTACTTGGCGCGGTAGGCGTTGAAGTCGTAGTCCAGCAGGATCGCGATTTCGCCCGAGAGCACGCGCGCATACGAGGTCTGCTTCGGCACGATGGGCTCGTTCTTCTGCAGGGCCTTGAAGTAGTCGATGGCCGGCTTGAAGTTGTCGAGCGTGCCGCCGCGCGCCTGGTTCACGGCCACGGCGCCGACATAGCCGACGAAGGCCGAGGCGGGGTCGAGGTACCCGATCAGGCCCTTGTATTCGGGCTTGAGCAGGTCGGCCCACGACTTCGGAATCGGCTTGCCCTTGAGCGCATCGACGTTGACCATGAAGCCGAGCGTGCCCGAGTGAATGGTGAACCAGTTGCCGGCCGGGTCCTTCAGGCCGTCGGGAATGTCTTTCCATGCGGCCGGCTTGTAGGGCTCGACCAGGCCGTCCTTGGCGGCCTGCACCGCGAAGGTCACGCCCAGGTAGGTGACGTCGGCCACGGGGCTGGCCTTCTCGGCCGCCATCTGCGCGAGAGACTGGCCCGAGTTCTTGTTGTCGGGCGGCACGGTGATGCCGGTCTTGGCCTTGATGGCCTTCAACTGCGTGCCCCAATCGGCCCATTCGGTCGGGCAGTTGTAGCAAATGGCGGTCTGCGCCATGGCGCTGCCGGCTGCGGCAGCGAGCGCTGCGGCCAGCACGCCGAGGCGGGCCATGCGATGGAAACGGAAAGACATGAAGAGCTCCTTGGATGGATGGGGCGGAGAACGAGGGAGAAGAGTCGGTCAGGAAGGGGCGATGTGTGGTTCGTGTTCGCGCGCGGCTGCGCACGACTCGCCGTCGCGGAAGGCGTGGGGAAGCAGCAGGCTCGCGTCGGCCTGCAGCGTGGTGCCGGCGGCCATCGCCTGGATCAGCAGCTCGACGCTGTGGCGGCCGATGTCGCTGTTGGGCTGGGCAATGGTGGTGAGGGCGGGTGTGAGGTCTTCGCCGAGCGCGATGCCGTCGAAACCGATCACGCTCAGGTCGTCGGGCACCGAGAGGCCGCTGAGATGCGCAGCGCGGATGCTGCGGATGGCGAGCAGGTCGTTCGAGCAGATCAGCGCGGTGGGGCGGTTGCGGGTCGCTTGCAACTGCTGCGAGAGCGCATCGACGGCGGTTTCGACGAAGGGCACTTCGATCAGTGGCGGTGTGTCGAGCCCGGCGTCGGCCATGCCCTTCAGGTAGCCGCGGTAGCGCTGTTGCGCGCGGTCCGACGCGGCGAGTGTGCCGCTGACCATGGCGATGCGGCGGTGCCCCAGCAACACGAGGCGCGTGACTGCATCAGCCACGGCGCCTTCGCTGTCGACGGAGACGCAGGGGTGGTCCGGGTGCCGGTTGTAGGCCAGGACGTAGGGAACACCGGCTGCCCGCAACCGGGGGAGGGCGGTCGAGGTCGAGGGGTTCGACACGACGAGGATGAGCCCATCGACGTTGCCGGCCAACAGCAGATGGACAGCGCGCTCTTCTTCGTCGAGCTGATAACCGGTGGTGACGGGAATGATGGCGTAGCCACCCGCGATGGCGGCGCGCGCAATGCCTTGCAGGCATTCGGCAAAAGTCGGGTTCAGCAGCGTGGGCAGCACGACACCGAGCACGCGGCTGCGCTGGGTGCGCAAGGTGCGGGCGCTGGCGTTCGGCACGTAGTGGAGTTCGCGTGCCACGCGCTCGACCAACTCCCGCGTGGCAGGGGTCACCTTGTCGGGGAAATTGAAGGCCCGCGACACGGTGGCCACGGAGACTCCGGCTTTGGCTGCAACGGCTTGAATGCTCATCGTGCGGTGTTCATGTAATCGATTACATTGAACCGCCGCAGTATGACCCCGCTATGACAGAGCTTGGAAGCGGGGAGAAACCCTTTGGGCTTCGAGCGAGATGGAGGGCCGCCTGGAGGTGCCCGTCTTACTCCCTCTCCTTCCGGGAGAGGGCAGGGGTGAGGGCAGCGGCATTCACGTCACGACAAGCGCCCGGTACGCGCTACGGCGCGCTCAGCCCCTCTGGGCCGCCGAGGAGCGCAGCATTTCGCGGATCAGGGCTCGCAGCTGTTTGAGCCGAAGGCGAGTTCTGCGAGACCCCGCGAAATGCGAGCACCGCAGGGAAGCCCGAAGGGCCGGCACAGTGGGGCTGAGCGCGCCGTAGCGCGTACCGGGCGCCACCCCAAAGAAGAACGCTACTTGCCGCGCCGCACGCGACGAATCTCGTCAACGATCAAACAGATCGCCCCAAGCGTGATGGCACTGTCCGCAGCATTGAACGCCGGAAAGTACCAGTTCCCCAGGTGGAAGCTCAGAAAGTCCACCACGTAGCCATGCATCATCCGGTCGACCACATTGCCAATGGCCCCGCCCAGAATGCAAGCCATGGAGAAGGAAAACAGCTTCTGCCCCGCGTGCGACCTCAGCATCCAGACGATGAACACCGCAGCCGCCACGCCGATGGCCGTGAAGAACCAACGCTGCCACCCCGAGTGATCCGCCAGGAATGAGAAGGCGGCCCCCGTGTTGTGCGCCCGCACGACGTTGAAGAAGCTCGTGACGTAAGTCCAGTCACCGAGCTTGTAGTAGCCCAGGATCAGCGTCTTGGTGAACTGGTCGATCATCACGATGATCAGCGCCAGCCCCAGCCAGGGCCAGATGCTGCCGCCGCGCGAACGCGACGATGCCGACATGGAGCGTGCCGCAGCCATCAGGCAAAGCTCCGCGATTCGCCGGCGCCGAACAGGTTGCTCGTGCAACGTCCGCAGATCGTCGGATGCGCCGGGTCGTGGCCCACGTCGTCGCGGTAATGCCAGCAGCGATCGCACTTCTGCGCGGTGCTCGGCGTCACCACCGTCGACAGTGTTTCACCCGCAGCCAGCTCGATCGCGGAGGCGATGAAGACGAACTTCAGGTCGTCGCCCAGCGAGCCCAGCAGCGCGAAGTCGTCGGCTGGCGCCGTCACCTGCAGGTTGGCCTGCAGTGACGAGCCGACCTTGCCTTCGGCACGCACGGCTTCGATGTTCTTGTTCACCGCGTCGCGGATCTCGCGGATGCGGCTCCACTTGGCCAGCAAGGCTTCGTCGGGCGCAGCGAACTGACTGTAGGTCTGCGCGAAGATCGACTCGCCCGGCTTGCCGGTGCCCACGAACTTCCACGCCTCTTCGGCCGTGAAGCTCAGGAACGGCGCCATCCAGCGCAGCATTGCCTGCGAGATGTGCCACAGCGCCGTCTGCGCGCTGCGGCGCGCCAGCGAGCCTGGAGCCGTCGTGTAGAGACGGTCCTTCAGGATGTCGAGGTAGAAACCGCCCAGGTCTTCCGAACAGTAGATCTGCAGCTTGGCCACCACCGGGTGGAACTCGTACACCTGATAGTGCGCGAGGATCTCGGCCTGGAACTGTGCCGCGCGCGCCATCGCGTAACGGTCGATCTCGAACAGCTGATCGAGCGGCACCGCGTCCTTCGCGATGTCGAAGTCGCTGGTGTTCGCCATCAGGAAGCGCAGCGTGTTGCGGATGCGGCGGTACGCATCGACCACGCGCGCGAGGATCTTGTCGTCGCCGGCGATGTCGCCCGAGTAGTCGCTGGCCGCCACCCAGAGGCGGATGATTTCCGCGCCCAGCTTGCTGCTGATTTCCTGCGGGTCGATGCCGTTCTTGAGCGACTTGCTCATCTTGATGCCCTTGGCATCCACCGTGAAGCCGTGCGTGAGCAGGCTCTTGTACGGCGCGCGGTCTTCCAGCATGCAGGCGATCAGCAGCGACGAATGGAACCAGCCGCGATGCTGGTCATGGCCTTCGAGGTACAGGTCGGCTTCGGGGCCGGTCTCGTGGTGCACGGTGGGGTGCGTGCCGCGCAGCACGTGATAGAAGGTCGAGCCCGAGTCGAACCACACCTCGAGGATGTCGGTGCTCTTCGTGTAGTGCGGCGCGTCTTCGGCACCCAGGATCTCTTCGACCGTCACGCGGCTCCAGGCCTCGATGCCGCCCTTCTCGACGACGTCGGCGGCCTGGTCGAGGATTTCCATGGTGCGCGGATGCAGCTCGCCCGAATCCTTGTGCAGGAAGAACGGGATCGGCACGCCCCAGCTGCGCTGGCGGCTGATGCACCAGTCGGGACGGCCGGCGATCATGTCGTGCAGGCGCGCCTTGCCGTTCTCGGGGAAGAAGCTGGTCTGCTCGATGGCGTCAAGCGCGGTCTGGCGCAGCGTCTTGGGCGCCTTGTCCTTGGTGAACACGCCTTCGCCCTCGTCCATGCGCACGAACCACTGCGCGGCCGCGCGGTAGATCACCGGCGTCTTGTGGCGCCAGCAGTGCGGGTAGCTGTGGGTGATGGTCTCGGTGGTCAGCAGGCGGTTGGCGTCGCGCAGCGCGGCGATGATGACCGGCACGGCCTTCCAGATGTTCTGGCCGCCGAACAGCGGGAAATCGGGTGCGTAGCTGCCGTTGCCCTGCACCGGGTTCAGGATGTCGTCGTAGGCCACGCCGTGGGCGATGCAGGAGTTGAAGTCATCCACGCCGTAGGCGGGCGAGGAGTGGACCAGGCCCGTGCCGTCGGTGGCAGTGGCGTAGTCGGCCAGGTAGACCGGCGCCACGCGGCGGTAGCCGGCATCCACGTCGTACAGCGGATGCTGGAATTCCAGGCCACCGAGTTTTTCGCCCTTGACCGTGGCGACCACCTTGCCGTCGAGCGCATAGCGGTTCATGCACATCTCGACCAGCGAATTGGCCACGATCAGCAGGCCGCGCTCGGTGTCGACCAGCGAGTACTCGAGCTCGGGGTTGAGGTTGATCGCCTGGTTGGCGGGGATGGTCCACGCGGTGGTGGTCCAGATCACGGCGAAGACGTCGCCGAGCAGCAGATGGTCGGCCTCGAAGGCCTTGAGCACCTTCTCGCGGTCGTTCGCCTTGAAGGCGACGTCGATGGTCTGGCTCTTCTTGTCGGCGTATTCGATCTCGAACTCGGCCAGCGACGAGCCGCAGTCGAAGCACCAGTACACGGGCTTCAGGCCGCGATACACAAAGCCGCGCTCGATCACGCGCTTGAACGCGCGCAGTTCGCCGGCTTCGTTGGCGAAGTCCATCGTCTTGTAGGGGTGGTCCCATTCGCCCAGCACGCCCAGGCGCTGGAAGTCGAGCAGCTGCTGCGCGATCTGCTCGGTGGCGTAGGCGCGGCTCTTGGCCTGCATCTCGTCGCGGCTCAGGTTGCGGCCGAACTGCTTTTCGATGGCGTTCTCGATCGGCAGGCCGTGGCAATCCCAGCCGGGCACGTAGAGCGCGTCGAAGCCTTCGAGCTGGCGCGCCTTGGTGATCATGTCCTTCAGGATCTTGTTCACCGCGTGACCCATGTGGATCTGGCCATTGGCGTACGGCGGCCCGTCGTGCAGGATGAACTTGGGCGCGCCGTGGCGGGCGTCGCGCAGGCGGTGGTAGCGGCCTTCGTCGTTCCATTCCTTCACCCAGCCCGGCTCGCGCTTGGGCAGGTCGCCGCGCATCGGGAAGGGGGTGTCGGGCAGGTTCAGCGTGGAACGGTAGTCGGTGGGGGTGGCGGCAGCGTCAGACATGTTGGGGTGCGAAACAGAGGGGCTTCGACAGGCTCAGCCCGAACTGCATTGAGCGGTCGGTGCGGAAGAAAAGCCGTTCGCCCTGAGCTTGTCGAAGGGCGGCAGCACGGGGCGTGCAGGGCTAAATTCGGTCGCGCGTGGTCTGGCGGTGGGTTTCGGCGTGGGTCGATGCAAAGAACGCACGTGCGTCGCGCCCATCCTTCGCGATGCCCGCTGTGAGGGCCTCGAGGCTGGTGTAGCGCAATTCGTCGTGCAGTTTGTGCAGGAGTTCCACGCGGACGATTTTACCGTAGGCCCCTTCGGTCCCGAGATGGGAGGGCCACTCCAGACAGTGCGTTTCCAGCAAAACACGGCCGCCGTTGACGTCGTTGGCGTCCAGCGAGGGGCGCACGCCAAGGTTCGCCACGCCGGGCAAAGGCTGGTCGGCCAGGCCGTGGACCAGCACCGCGAAGATGCCGTTGGCGGCCGGTTTCCAGTGCTTGAAGCGCAGGTTGAGGGTGCGAAAACCGTCGTCCTTGCCCGGCGCCGAGGCGCCCAGCGCGCGGCCGAGCTTGCGGCCATGGACCACGTGGCCCGAAATTGTGTAGGGCCGGCCGAGCAGCGTCTGCGCGTCGGCCATGCGGCCTTCGGCCAGCGCCTCGCGCACTGCCGAACTGGAAACCCGCAGGCCATGAACCTCGTAGCTGTTCATGCGCGCCACGTCGAAGCCGCGCTTGTCGCCGGCCGCATCGAGCATGGCGTAGTCGCCGGCCCGCTTGGCGCCGAAGCGGAAGTCGTCGCCCACGAGCACATAGCGCGCGCCCAGGCCGTCGACCAGTACGTTCTGGATGAATTCCTCGGGCGATTGCGAAGCCAGCCGGCCGTCGAAGGGCAGCACGATGGTCTGGGCCACGCCGCAGGCGGCCAGCTCGCTGAGCTTGTCGCGCAGCGTGCCGATGCGCGCCGGGGCCAGGTCAGGTTTCTTGGTGAGGGCGGCGAAATAGTCGCGGGGGTGGGGCTCGAACGTCATCACGCAGCTCGGCAGCCCGCGCTGGCGGGACTCGGTCTGCAAAAGCGCGAGCATGGCCTGGTGGCCACGGTGCACGCCGTCGAAATTCCCAATCGTGAGGGCGCAGGCGGGGGCTACGCCCGGGTGCCGGAAGCCGCGGAAAACCTGCATCGGTGAGTATCTTTTTGATAGCGCCTTTCGCCCGCCAAATGGGCGAATCAGGCCGTTTTGTCACAAAGCCGGTATATTGTGACGCAGTGCACTGATTGGCGTGGGTCTCCAATGCACTCCGTGTCCCTGGTCTTTCCGTGGTTCTTCCCTTTTTTGAGGAGACGTTGGTGAAGGTCTTGAAGCTGTCGGCCCAAGGGCTGCCCCAGTCATGGATATCGCTCGAACAGGCGGTGATTCACTATGCAGCGGACGAAGTGCGCTGGGAAGTGGGCGCGCAGGTCGCGGTGTTTCGTGGGGGCCACAACGCGATCACGGGCGAGCAGTCGCAGATTGCGATCAACAGCATCATCGGCACCAAGGGCGTGCCGCGCATCAATCCCTTCACCCAGCGTCCGGGCCTGACCAACAGCAAGTTGTTCTCGCGCGACCGCAATGTCTGCGCCTATTGCGGCGGGCATTTCCATGAAGACGAGCTCACGCGCGAGCACATCATTCCGTTCGCGCAGAAGGGCATCGACACCTGGATGAACGTGGTCACGGCCTGCAAGCCGTGCAACCACCGCAAGAGCAGCCGCACGCCGGAGCAGGCGAACATGCCGCTGCTGTACGCGCCGTATGTGCCCAGCCTCTGGGAAGACTTCATCCTGCGAAATCGCCGCATCCTGGCGGACCAGATGGAGTTCCTGATGGCGCACCTGCCGCAAAGCTCGCGGCTGCACGATACCTAGCTTCTTCAGCGTTTCCAGTCCGGCGGGCGCTTCTCGATGAAGGCCTGAACGCCTTCCAGCGCGCTCTCGTCCATCATGTTGCAGGCCATGGTCTGGCTGGCGTCGGCCAGTGCGGCTTCGATGCCGGTTTCGAGCTGGCGGTAGAACAGGGCCTTGCCGAGCGCAAGCGCCTGGCGCGGCTTGGCGACGATGCTGGCCACCAGCGATTCGACCGCGGCATCGAGTTCCGCTGGCGCCGCCACCCGGTTGACCAGGCCCTTTTCGCGGGCCTCCTGCGCGCTGATGAATTCACCCGTCACCAGCATCTCGAAGGCTTCCTTGCGCCCGAGGTTGCGCGACAGCGTGACGCTGGGCGTGGCGCAGAAAAGCCCCACGTTCACG includes:
- a CDS encoding bifunctional riboflavin kinase/FAD synthetase; this encodes MQVFRGFRHPGVAPACALTIGNFDGVHRGHQAMLALLQTESRQRGLPSCVMTFEPHPRDYFAALTKKPDLAPARIGTLRDKLSELAACGVAQTIVLPFDGRLASQSPEEFIQNVLVDGLGARYVLVGDDFRFGAKRAGDYAMLDAAGDKRGFDVARMNSYEVHGLRVSSSAVREALAEGRMADAQTLLGRPYTISGHVVHGRKLGRALGASAPGKDDGFRTLNLRFKHWKPAANGIFAVLVHGLADQPLPGVANLGVRPSLDANDVNGGRVLLETHCLEWPSHLGTEGAYGKIVRVELLHKLHDELRYTSLEALTAGIAKDGRDARAFFASTHAETHRQTTRDRI
- a CDS encoding HNH endonuclease, which codes for MKVLKLSAQGLPQSWISLEQAVIHYAADEVRWEVGAQVAVFRGGHNAITGEQSQIAINSIIGTKGVPRINPFTQRPGLTNSKLFSRDRNVCAYCGGHFHEDELTREHIIPFAQKGIDTWMNVVTACKPCNHRKSSRTPEQANMPLLYAPYVPSLWEDFILRNRRILADQMEFLMAHLPQSSRLHDT
- the ileS gene encoding isoleucine--tRNA ligase, coding for MSDAAATPTDYRSTLNLPDTPFPMRGDLPKREPGWVKEWNDEGRYHRLRDARHGAPKFILHDGPPYANGQIHMGHAVNKILKDMITKARQLEGFDALYVPGWDCHGLPIENAIEKQFGRNLSRDEMQAKSRAYATEQIAQQLLDFQRLGVLGEWDHPYKTMDFANEAGELRAFKRVIERGFVYRGLKPVYWCFDCGSSLAEFEIEYADKKSQTIDVAFKANDREKVLKAFEADHLLLGDVFAVIWTTTAWTIPANQAINLNPELEYSLVDTERGLLIVANSLVEMCMNRYALDGKVVATVKGEKLGGLEFQHPLYDVDAGYRRVAPVYLADYATATDGTGLVHSSPAYGVDDFNSCIAHGVAYDDILNPVQGNGSYAPDFPLFGGQNIWKAVPVIIAALRDANRLLTTETITHSYPHCWRHKTPVIYRAAAQWFVRMDEGEGVFTKDKAPKTLRQTALDAIEQTSFFPENGKARLHDMIAGRPDWCISRQRSWGVPIPFFLHKDSGELHPRTMEILDQAADVVEKGGIEAWSRVTVEEILGAEDAPHYTKSTDILEVWFDSGSTFYHVLRGTHPTVHHETGPEADLYLEGHDQHRGWFHSSLLIACMLEDRAPYKSLLTHGFTVDAKGIKMSKSLKNGIDPQEISSKLGAEIIRLWVAASDYSGDIAGDDKILARVVDAYRRIRNTLRFLMANTSDFDIAKDAVPLDQLFEIDRYAMARAAQFQAEILAHYQVYEFHPVVAKLQIYCSEDLGGFYLDILKDRLYTTAPGSLARRSAQTALWHISQAMLRWMAPFLSFTAEEAWKFVGTGKPGESIFAQTYSQFAAPDEALLAKWSRIREIRDAVNKNIEAVRAEGKVGSSLQANLQVTAPADDFALLGSLGDDLKFVFIASAIELAAGETLSTVVTPSTAQKCDRCWHYRDDVGHDPAHPTICGRCTSNLFGAGESRSFA